In the genome of Granulibacter bethesdensis CGDNIH1, one region contains:
- a CDS encoding 2OG-Fe(II) oxygenase family protein, with protein sequence MELNYTALDETPVSSDPFNHVLVRNFVPGPVLSRLIPELPLLEKGGSFPAEALRLGPIGKDLFTELSGHRLKAAIARKFSLDLEDAATMVTLRGWSREKDGRIHCDSVAKRVTILLYLNPETEAWAKQEGCLRLLRSPDDIENYAVEVPPVNGTLLVFPNGPTTWHGHRQFVGRRYVVQLNYMADDKAARSELRRHRFSALVKRLTRAA encoded by the coding sequence ATGGAACTGAACTACACTGCACTGGATGAAACCCCTGTTTCATCAGACCCGTTCAACCACGTGCTGGTCCGGAATTTTGTGCCCGGCCCTGTTCTTTCCCGATTAATTCCGGAGCTACCGCTGCTGGAAAAAGGGGGGTCTTTTCCCGCCGAAGCCCTGCGGCTGGGACCGATCGGCAAAGACCTTTTCACAGAACTCTCCGGCCATCGTCTGAAGGCCGCGATCGCACGGAAATTTTCCCTCGATCTGGAGGATGCCGCAACCATGGTCACACTACGCGGCTGGTCTCGGGAAAAAGACGGACGCATTCACTGCGACAGTGTCGCCAAGCGGGTGACGATTTTGCTGTATCTGAATCCCGAAACAGAAGCCTGGGCCAAGCAGGAAGGCTGCCTGCGTTTGCTGCGTAGCCCGGACGATATCGAGAACTATGCCGTCGAGGTTCCGCCGGTGAATGGCACACTGCTGGTTTTCCCCAACGGCCCCACCACATGGCACGGCCACCGACAGTTCGTGGGGCGACGCTATGTAGTGCAGTTGAACTATATGGCCGACGATAAGGCGGCACGCTCTGAACTACGCCGCCACCGTTTCTCCGCGTTGGTCAAACGGCTGACCAGAGCCGCCTGA
- a CDS encoding MFS transporter gives MAWNTDSQERKRRLKSILGGSAGNLVEWYDWYAYSAFTVYFAKSFFPSEDHTAQLLSAAAIFAVGFLMRPIGAWIMGTYTDRHGRKAGLALSVTLMCLGSLIIAVAPSYHQIGLAAPGLLILARLIQGVSVGGEYGASATYLSEMAGRDHRGFYTSFQYVTLVGGQLTALAVQLILQAFMSEQTLEQWGWRIPFAIGGVLALAVYYIRRGLAETEAFTKAHRDQAEPRRSSGLALFRFYPKQAFMVMALTAGGTVAFYTYTIYLQKFLVNSAGFSRPESTRITALALFIYMLLQPLYGALSDRIGRKPLMIGFGLLGTAFTIPIFSALATTDDMLPAFLLSLAALLIVSGYTSINALVKAELFPAHIRALGVALPYALANTIFGGTAEYVALWFKQNGHEPYFFWYVTMMIMLSLVVYIMMPETKRQSMIQED, from the coding sequence ATGGCCTGGAATACAGATTCTCAGGAACGCAAACGCAGGTTGAAGTCCATTCTCGGTGGTTCTGCCGGGAATCTCGTCGAATGGTATGATTGGTATGCCTATTCGGCGTTCACGGTTTATTTCGCCAAATCTTTTTTCCCCTCGGAAGACCATACTGCCCAGCTTCTGAGCGCGGCGGCGATTTTCGCGGTTGGGTTTCTGATGCGCCCGATCGGGGCCTGGATTATGGGAACCTATACGGATCGCCACGGCCGCAAAGCGGGTCTGGCATTGTCAGTAACGCTGATGTGCCTTGGCTCGCTGATCATTGCAGTCGCTCCCTCCTATCATCAGATCGGTCTGGCTGCGCCCGGCCTGCTGATATTGGCCCGCCTGATTCAGGGCGTCAGTGTCGGTGGGGAATACGGTGCCAGCGCTACCTATCTCAGTGAGATGGCCGGGCGGGATCACAGGGGATTTTACACCAGCTTTCAATACGTCACGCTGGTGGGCGGCCAGTTGACCGCGTTGGCGGTGCAACTGATTCTGCAGGCATTCATGAGTGAGCAGACGCTGGAGCAATGGGGCTGGCGTATTCCGTTTGCGATTGGTGGCGTGCTGGCGCTGGCAGTCTATTACATCCGGCGCGGACTGGCGGAGACGGAAGCTTTCACCAAAGCACACCGTGATCAGGCTGAGCCTCGCCGTTCCAGCGGGCTGGCGCTGTTCCGTTTTTATCCCAAACAGGCCTTCATGGTGATGGCGCTGACGGCGGGTGGCACGGTCGCTTTCTACACCTATACGATTTATCTGCAGAAATTTCTGGTCAATTCTGCTGGCTTCAGCCGTCCGGAAAGTACGCGCATCACGGCTCTGGCCCTGTTCATCTATATGCTGTTACAGCCTTTGTACGGTGCGTTGTCCGACCGGATCGGCCGCAAGCCGCTGATGATCGGGTTCGGTCTGCTCGGAACTGCATTCACCATTCCGATTTTCAGCGCTCTTGCCACCACCGATGATATGCTGCCCGCGTTTCTGTTGTCGCTGGCGGCATTGCTGATCGTGTCTGGCTATACCTCTATCAATGCGCTGGTGAAGGCGGAGCTGTTCCCGGCGCATATCCGTGCTCTGGGTGTGGCGCTGCCTTATGCGCTGGCCAATACGATCTTTGGCGGCACCGCAGAATATGTCGCGCTCTGGTTCAAGCAGAACGGCCATGAGCCTTATTTCTTCTGGTATGTGACCATGATGATCATGCTGTCATTGGTCGTTTACATCATGATGCCGGAGACAAAGCGTCAGAGTATGATTCAGGAAGACTGA
- a CDS encoding fused DSP-PTPase phosphatase/NAD kinase-like protein: MFTGDLSSPATRRRAWADSLFVDHAVFRLVWDNWAEVLPGLYRSNHPTPGRLAAAVRRHGIRTLINLRGHRQCGSDALSRDAAQRLGMAHVDMAFESRGAPHRDRILRFASILQQIEYPALMHCKSGADRAGLASGLAIVLTGGTAAQALRQLSWRFGHFNRSRTGILDAFFVRYAREAEGKQNFLDWVKHDYDEVALKRDFVAGGLSSFLTDKVLRRE, from the coding sequence ATGTTTACTGGTGATCTTTCCAGCCCCGCGACGCGCCGCCGTGCATGGGCTGACAGCCTCTTCGTCGATCATGCCGTTTTCAGGCTCGTCTGGGATAACTGGGCTGAGGTTCTGCCCGGCCTTTACCGCTCCAACCACCCTACGCCCGGTCGTTTGGCCGCTGCCGTCAGGCGGCATGGCATTCGCACTCTGATCAATCTGCGTGGCCACCGGCAATGCGGCTCTGACGCGTTGTCGCGCGATGCGGCACAGCGGCTGGGGATGGCTCATGTCGATATGGCGTTCGAAAGCCGGGGTGCACCGCATCGGGACCGTATCCTGCGCTTTGCCTCTATCCTGCAGCAGATCGAATATCCCGCCCTGATGCACTGTAAATCGGGGGCGGATCGGGCTGGTCTGGCATCGGGACTGGCTATTGTTCTGACCGGTGGTACTGCGGCACAGGCCTTGCGGCAGCTGTCATGGCGGTTCGGGCATTTCAACCGCTCCCGCACCGGGATTCTGGATGCATTCTTTGTTCGATATGCAAGGGAGGCAGAGGGAAAGCAGAATTTTCTGGATTGGGTAAAGCACGATTACGACGAGGTCGCACTCAAGCGGGATTTCGTTGCAGGCGGATTATCCAGTTTTTTGACGGACAAGGTGCTCCGTCGGGAATGA
- a CDS encoding succinate dehydrogenase iron-sulfur subunit: MVEFALPKNSKIGKGRTFKAPAGATRVKEFKIYRWNPDDGNNPVVDTYEIDLDQCGPMVLDALIKIKNEVDTTLAFRRSCREGICGSCAMNIDGGNTLACLKPIEDVKGACNVNPLPHMAVVRDLIPDLTQAYAQLRSIEPWLKSDTPPPPDAERRQSREERAELDGMWECILCFCCTTSCPSYWWNGDRYLGPATLLAAYRWIADSRDEATGERLDALEDPFKLYRCHTIMNCAQTCPKGLNPAKAIGEIKKLLAERQA; encoded by the coding sequence ATGGTCGAATTCGCGCTGCCCAAAAACAGCAAAATTGGCAAAGGCCGCACGTTCAAGGCGCCTGCGGGTGCGACGCGGGTCAAGGAATTCAAGATTTATCGCTGGAACCCGGATGACGGGAATAATCCGGTGGTCGATACCTACGAGATCGATCTGGATCAGTGCGGGCCGATGGTTCTGGATGCGCTGATCAAGATCAAGAACGAGGTCGATACGACCCTCGCTTTCCGCCGTTCCTGCCGTGAGGGCATCTGCGGCTCCTGCGCCATGAACATCGATGGTGGCAATACGCTGGCCTGTCTGAAGCCGATCGAGGATGTGAAGGGGGCCTGCAACGTCAATCCGCTGCCGCATATGGCGGTGGTGCGCGATCTGATCCCTGACCTGACGCAGGCCTATGCGCAGTTGCGCAGCATCGAGCCGTGGCTGAAATCCGATACGCCCCCGCCGCCCGATGCCGAGCGTCGCCAGAGCCGGGAAGAAAGGGCCGAACTGGATGGCATGTGGGAATGCATCCTGTGCTTCTGCTGCACCACGTCCTGCCCCAGCTACTGGTGGAATGGCGACCGCTATCTGGGTCCGGCCACGCTGCTGGCCGCGTATCGCTGGATTGCCGACAGCCGTGACGAGGCGACCGGTGAGCGTCTGGATGCGCTGGAAGATCCGTTCAAGCTGTATCGCTGCCACACCATCATGAACTGTGCGCAGACCTGCCCGAAAGGCCTGAACCCCGCCAAGGCGATCGGCGAGATCAAGAAGCTGCTGGCTGAACGTCAGGCCTGA